The sequence TCGCCTGATGAACCCTGTTAGGATCCCGGAATCACGCCAAACCGGTGGTACACGCGGCTGGCAGACCGATGGGAGGCCGGTCCCGATCTCTCGTCGGACCGGCTCACTAGTGCCTCAGGGCGGTCCGAAAGTCCACAGGCAGAATCTCATGCTATCCGCCCGGCGGGAGCGCCGCAAGTCGGCTTCGACGGTGCCCTCGTCGGTCAAGGCAGGTCTGCCAGAGCTGTGCGGGCCGTATCACGCCTGGATCCACAGGGGCGCCGGCTGGCCCGGACAACCGAGCGTCGGGTAAAATCCCGTCTTGAGCACGTGAAGGCCGCAAAGACAACCCATGGGGCTCCGGAGGGCACCTGGCCATGTACAGCCGGTCCGAAAACGCCGCAACAATCGTTCGGGGAAACGCAAGGGGGTCTCTGTTAGAGGCAGCCTTGCTGCTGGCTATCGGATTCTACTTGCGATGGAGCGGCCTCGAGGGGATCAGTCGCTCACAACTGTACAACTGGTCTGTCGACGTGGTGGTCTGGACATTCCTGATAGGGGGCTTCCTGATCCTGGGGGTTATGCTTCTCTGCTGGACGGGCCGGCCGTGGGCATTGATCGTGGATGGACTAGTCAGTCTCCTGATTGGGGCCGCGCTGGTGGGTTGCGGCATCGTCTGGCTGATCCACTCGGACATCCAGGGTATCCTCATCTTGCTCTCTGGCCTCCTTGTCCTCAGTGCCGCCAAGGGGAGCTGGGCCAACTACCGCCTGGCCCTGCAGGCAGTGACAACGGTCCCTTCCGGAGAACCTTCCTTGGTGAGGCCGGTGGAAGAGGCGGTGCCTGCTGTACCAGACCCTCAAGCCAAGGCCGAAACCATGGAGCGATTGCTGTCGACCAAGCAGGCTCGACCGGCCGTTCCTGCCAAGGTGGATATCGCTCGCAAGGACGAGCCGGTCCCCGACGGATTCCTTGCCCAGCTTGGCAGGGAGCAGGACCCCAAGGGCGAATAAGCATGGCTTCGCGTGATTTGACGCCCGATTCATGCTAACATTTTCCCCCGTTTCGCCCCGGAGCGCGTGTGAAAAGGGTAAACAACGCGGCAGGTCTCGGTCGTTGCGGCGACCTCGACTCTGTCGTCCAACATGGCTCCGTTGCCCTTTGCACCGGCTCCTGATTTACTGGGATGAACTAAGCTGGGTGTGTGAGATCATGCACAACGACACCATCACCGCTCCGGCGGGTTTCAAGGCCGGTGCGGCCGCCTGCGGGATCAAACAGGTCAACAAGCTCGACATCGCGGTACTGGTCGCCGATGACATCTGCCCGGCAGCCGCCATGTTTACCTCGAACCGCTTCTGCGGGGCCCCTGTCATTGTCGGCCGGGAACACACCCGCCGGGGCCGTCTGCGGGCTCTCGTGGTTAACAGCGGCTGCTCGAACGTGGCCACGGGCAAACGCGGCATCGCAGATGCCCGAGCCATGTGTCGGCGGCTCGCCGAAAGCATCGGTGCCAAACCGATTGAGGTCTTGCCGTCGAGCACGGGGGTGATAGGCCGATTTCTTCCCATGGACAAGATCCTTCCGGGGATCGATGCCGCCCTTGAGACCTTGTCGGCATCGGCCGAGGCCGGTGAGCGGTTTGCCCAGGCGATCATGACCACGGATACCCGGATGAAGCAGGCCTGCGAGCGGGTGCGCATCGGGCGGACCCTGATCACCGTTGCCGGTTGCTGCAAGGGCAGCGGAATGATCGCCCCGAATATGGCGACCATGCTGGCTTTCCTGACGACTGATGCCGGGGTGCCGCCGGCAGTGCTCAAGAGACTGCTGAAAGAGGCGGTTGCACCAACCTTCAACCGGGTCACTGTGGATGAGTGCCAGTCCACCAGCGACACGGTGGCCATCATGGCCAGCGGGGCGGCCGGCGATCTCAACACCCGACAAACGGCCTCATTTTCCAAGGCCCTGAGAGCCGTCTGCGAGTCGCTCGCCCACCAGATCGTCCGCGATGGAGAAGGAGCCACCAAGGTGCTGGAGGTGATCGTCCGGGGCGCAAAGTCTCCCGCAGATGCCCATGCGGTGGCACGGGCGGTGGCCGTCAGCCCGTTGGTCAAGACGGCGGTCCATGGCGGAGATCCCAATTGGGGTCGGATCGTCCAAGCCATCGGGGCGACCTCTGTGACCTTTCGCCCGGAAAAGGTAACCGTGAGACTTGGCAAGGACCTGCTCTTTGCCAAAGGCGCTCCTGCTCCCCGCCTTGATCTTGTCAAGCTGGCCGAGGCGATGAGGCAACCTCACGTGAGCTTGATGATCGACCTTGGAGCGGGGAAGGCAGCCGACCGGGTGCTGACCTGTGATTTGTCGCGGGAATACATCGCGATCAATGCCGATTACACCACGTAGGATTCGGGCTGCCGCAGGGGTCATCCCTCGCCATCGAGCATCACCGCATGTCGGGCGCTCTTGAGCAGCCAAACGATCTTTTCCGCGAGTCTCGAAGCGGCAGGAACAACCGGCAGCTAAGCAGACGCCTTCAAAACCGGCGGAAAATCGACGGTTTTCCAGCGAATGCCCGATACAGTCCGGCATATTCAGGGGCCGTTTTGCCGGGTACAGGGACGGCGTCCAACGCCCCGGAAGGACCTTGGAACCTCACGGCCAGACGTCTGTGCGGCTTGCGCACATGTCTCTGGATCGCAGTGCGCTTGGGTTGCGGCCCACCAAAAGGCGGACCGCCTTAGGATTGCCACGGAACGACCATGTCCTCCTGTGAAAACCCTTGATAAAACTTGCTTGCGTGTCATCGGCCACAAAAAAATCCAATATTTTCAAGGGTTTTCGCTGGACGAACCGACAAAAGGTCAGTAATATTCGTCACAAATCGGGCCGGTGGGCGGCCCGGGTCTTTTGCAAGGAGGTTTGTAATGGCCAAACTTACGAAATCGGCCACCGCCAAGACGCTTGCAGAAAAGGTTGGGATTACCCGCAAGCAGGCAATGCTGTTCATGGAAGAATTGGCGACACTGGCCTACAAGGAGGCCAAGAACAGCTTCACGCTGCCGGGTCTTGGCAAGCTCGTGCTGGTCAATCGGAAAGCCCGTATGGGCCGCAATCCGGCGACCGGCGAAGCGATCAAGATCCCGGCCAAGAAGGTCGTGAAGTTCCGTGTTGCCAAGGCATGCAAGGATGCGATCCTTGGGACCGCCGGCAAGAAGCCTCCCAAGAAGAAGAAGTAAGCCCACAGGGTTCGGCCGTCGCAATGCCACGATTCGCGACGGATGACAGCCGAAACGAACCATTGCGTTGAGAGGCTCCTTGGGAGCAGCCGGCGCCGATCGCCGCGAAACTCCGGACTGGAATACGCGAGTCCAGGGTCTTGCGGCGATTCGTTTTATGGGGAAGTGATGCCGGCTTCGTCTTCCGACGTGATCGGCGCGAAGGCGAGTAGCGCCGGCGGGGAGTCAATCGTCTGACCGCGCACTTCCGGCGGTCGCAGTTGCCGCATTTCGCCACATTGTTGTGTTGACTTCGGGCGAAACAATAATGTCGGTATCGCGGTGGCGACGGAGTAAACGATCCGACCGTTGGTCGAAGCGGAACAGGAAACTGCTTCTGCTCAATCAGTCTTGGCGATTACCAAGGTGCGGGTTGCGCCGTTGCCCGTCGGCACATGGAAACCAGTTCCGCGACTTCCGCAGCGACGTCGCTGACGCACGTGGCTGCTCTTGCCGACTGTTCGAGAGCCGCCGCCATGGCACCGATCGTTTCAAAGCCAAATCCGCCGCTTGCCCCTTTCAACTGGTGTGCCAATCGCACCAGTTCGGCGGGGTTGTTCGAAGCCACGGCTTGCTCGATCGCCTGAACACGATGTTGCAGGTTGCCGACAAACTCCTCGATCAGTTCCACCATGTCGGGATCGTCCTTCAAAGAGCTATAGATCGGTGAAGTATCCGTGTTGGCCATCGGGTTTGTCCCCGCGGTTTTCGAGCCCTGCAATTGTGCGTTTTGAGCCTGATACGGGCACAGGACGCATTGTTTATATCGGTTCACAAGAGGTGCCGGGTGACTACACGAATCACAGTGGCGTCTGACGGCCGGTTATCGGCCCACGCGAATTATGCGGACACATGGCAAAGCCGGGGCCACCCAAGGTGGAGAATCTGCTGTACGAGAGCGGCGAGGGCTTTACTTGCCCGCGTAGTCAATGATCCGGGCAATCTCGGTCCGCAGATTTCTTCGGTGGACGATCCGATCCACGAACCCGTGTTCGAGCATGAACTCCGCGGACTGGAATCCTTTGGGCAGCTTAGCTTTGATGGTGTTCTCGATCACCCGCGGACCCGCAAAACCGATCATGGCACCGGGCTCAGCCAAGTGAATATCGCCCAGTGATGCAAAGCTTGCGGCCACCCCTGCGGTGGTCGGGTCAGTCATGACCACGATGTATAATCCCCCGGCGTCGTCCATTCGAGCGACGGCCGAGGCGGTCTTGGCCATCTGGACCAACGAAACCATACCCTCCTGCATCCGGGCACCTCCGGAGGCGGTTACGATGACAAACGGGATGTTCTCGTCCGTGGCCCGTTCGAGGGAAGCCGTGACCTTCTCGCCGACGACCGCGCCCATGGAAGCCATGATGAAGAACGGATCCATGACGGCCAGGATCACCGGTCGGCCGCGAATAAAGGCCTTACCCGTCACGACGGCCTCGATCTCGCCGGATTTTTCCTGTGCCTGCTTAAGTCGATCCTTGTACTTCCCGCGATCGGAGAACTTCAGCGGGTCGGTGCTGACCAAGTCTCCCAGGAACTCCTCGAAGGTGTCCGGGTCGACAAGCTGCCTGATCCTCGTCCTGGCCGGAATGCGATGGTGGTATCCGCACTCCGGACAGACGTGAAGGTTTTCCTCCAACGCCTTCTGGTAGACGGTCGCCTGACAAGACGGACACTGCGTCCACAGTCCTGCCGGGACGTCCACACGATTCAAAACCGGCGGCGAAGTGGCCGCCGGGGTGGTGCTGGGTACGTCTGGGTCTGCCAAATGAAATCTCCCGCATGCCGACCGGATGCCACGAGACCGCTCCCGACGCCCGGTGGGGGCTCCATTATTACGGCTTCCGGGCACGGTTGTCCACCCCGGGGATCCGCCGGGGCAGGCCGGGTCCGTAATGGTTCGGCCGGATGTCGCGGTCGCCCGTTACAGGACGCGGCGAGTAAGTCACAGGCCCTTGACCGACCACCGCAACTCGGTCAACGGACGATTGTTTACCTGCCTAAAAGTAGCGAGGCTGCTTCGCTGGGGGACGGCGATCGGCAAGCTGTGTCAGAGCCTACTGATCGGCGTCGTCCTGCAGTTCCTGGCTGTTTGTCTTAGCGGGGGGAGTGCCCTCAATCACCACGGTCCTGGCCAAGAGATCGCCGATTCGCTGCCGGTAAGGCGTAAAGAACACAATCGCCAGGAAGAAGATCATGGCAGGTTCGAGCTCCAATGGCCGGGTCAGGTTGCGGGCCAATACCTGCAAACGACTGGGCCGGTCGAGCGACTCGGTCACAACGGAGAAACCCATCAGCCGCTTGCCCGGCGTTGCCGACCAGAATAGCTCGAAAACAAGGCAGTACGCTGCATAAATCAGCCGAAACGCCAACCCGGCCCAGAACAGCGCGTGGGGTACGGGAATATCGTTCGGGAATCGTCCGAGGAGCCCGATCGTGGAGAGGTCGTCCCAAAAATCCGCGATTGGCGTCCGCCAGAGCCAACCGACGAGGATCATGGCCGGAAGCATGTCGATGAGGGCCGCCACCACGCGCTTGCCCAGGTTTGCCACGACCACTTCGGCCGGCAACATCGCCGGGGCTATGGTATGCTCGTGGCGTCTGCGGAAAATCACGAGGACCACCGCCATCAACACCCCAATGATGATGACATCCGCCAGGTTACGATACGAAGAGGGAGGTTTGGGTTCCCCCTGCCTTGTGGGGACATCCACAAACGGTTTGGCCGGCTTGCCATCCTTTAACGACCATAAGCCTGCCTCCGCCTTGTTGCCTGCCGGCCGGACCACCGCGAGATAGTCTCCAAAAGCCGCCACCGCAGCCCCCGCGTCCATCTCGAGCGGCTTCCCATCGTCCAGGACCGGCGAAGAGACGGCGAGCCATTCTCCCCGCATACCCGTGTTGGGCGGTGACATCCGCCACACCCAGCATCGCAGCCCCCCGGCGTTAATCCGCTCACGTATGATCGCGGCAAACAACAGGTCGTTGCCGCTGGACATCGCGAAAGCAGCCGTCGGGGCCTCAGGCAGTCTCAGTGTTTCGTTCGCCCGCCACTGGTCGTCGATCCTCCACGACGAGAGAATCTCATCAGACTTGGCGTCCACCTGCCACAGAAGAATCTGACGGTTCTCGTGGGCGCACAACCACACGCGGGCCGCCGTCGTGAATTCCGGAGCGGCGTCGAAGCCGGGACGCCAACCCAAACCGTCGTATCGAACCAGGGAGTAACCGCCCAGTGATTGAGTCGTGCGTTTTGGTTCTTCAATCACCGGTAAGGAGGAAGCTGGTGAAGACCGTCCGAGCTCTCGGGTCGCCGGCTTGGAGGCCTGACGCCGTTGCTGTTCCAACCACTCAGCCTCAACGCGGCCGGCCGTGTGCGAGGTGACCAAGGCCCATAGCAAAGGCGGCCGACCGGTGGGTGTTCCGGCAATCGCCGCCGGGACCGCGGATTCCGGCAGGCGCAGCTCGCGACGATCGCCCGACTTCGAATAGGAGTAATGAACGCCGTCGGCAAAGAAGACGTGAATCGTATCCTGGACCGTGGCGACGCGGGCGATCCGGCCGAGCTGAGGAGAGACCGGTGCCGCGCGAGGCGGATCGTCCGGCTTATCCAGATAGGAGAACCATTGTAGCAGCGTCTGTCCGCCAGGTTCGCGGATGCCGGTGACCAGCCAAAGGACGTGCTCGCCCCCCGATGCGTGCAGTTGAACAATTGCCCGCTCGGCCCGGGCCGCAGCCGTTGGCGCTCCCACGGCCGCCAGTGCCGTCAACCAGCAAATGATCTTCGGAAACCTCGGCGAGTCGGTCATCGTGTTTCCACCGCATCTGGCTGCGTCGCGGGCTCGCACGGCCGGCTCGTTTGCGGGAACCGGGAAGTGGCGGTGTCGGCCGCGGGGGCCGTCTTGGGAGCCGGCCGGCTCACCGGTTGCCGCTGGGCTTTCCATCCATCCACGCGGCGCACGTAGCTGAGGCCCGCACCGCCCTTCTGCATCGGCGAAACAAACAACTGGTCGGCCGCCGGTTGGTCAAAACGTTTCAACGAGGGAAATCGCAGAGTCATGTGATTGTCGTTTCCCGCTTCCATCGAATTCATCTCGATCTTGTGGGGGGCGCGCACCTCACTCCCTTCGACCAACCGATAGTCGGACAGCAACACTTGCATCACCGGCCGGCCGTCAGGATGAAAATAGAGAATTCTCTGCACCAGGTAGGGTTCGCGCCGGCCAATCTCCATCACTTTGCTGATATACCCCTGTCCCTGTTCGTCGTAATCCAGGAAAACAAGCTGGTAACCGTTCTCACACACCCAGAGTACCGGGCCCTGCGAGCCGGTAGTATCAGTGGGCAAATCG comes from Phycisphaerae bacterium and encodes:
- the accD gene encoding acetyl-CoA carboxylase, carboxyltransferase subunit beta — its product is MADPDVPSTTPAATSPPVLNRVDVPAGLWTQCPSCQATVYQKALEENLHVCPECGYHHRIPARTRIRQLVDPDTFEEFLGDLVSTDPLKFSDRGKYKDRLKQAQEKSGEIEAVVTGKAFIRGRPVILAVMDPFFIMASMGAVVGEKVTASLERATDENIPFVIVTASGGARMQEGMVSLVQMAKTASAVARMDDAGGLYIVVMTDPTTAGVAASFASLGDIHLAEPGAMIGFAGPRVIENTIKAKLPKGFQSAEFMLEHGFVDRIVHRRNLRTEIARIIDYAGK
- a CDS encoding RDD family protein, producing the protein MTDSPRFPKIICWLTALAAVGAPTAAARAERAIVQLHASGGEHVLWLVTGIREPGGQTLLQWFSYLDKPDDPPRAAPVSPQLGRIARVATVQDTIHVFFADGVHYSYSKSGDRRELRLPESAVPAAIAGTPTGRPPLLWALVTSHTAGRVEAEWLEQQRRQASKPATRELGRSSPASSLPVIEEPKRTTQSLGGYSLVRYDGLGWRPGFDAAPEFTTAARVWLCAHENRQILLWQVDAKSDEILSSWRIDDQWRANETLRLPEAPTAAFAMSSGNDLLFAAIIRERINAGGLRCWVWRMSPPNTGMRGEWLAVSSPVLDDGKPLEMDAGAAVAAFGDYLAVVRPAGNKAEAGLWSLKDGKPAKPFVDVPTRQGEPKPPSSYRNLADVIIIGVLMAVVLVIFRRRHEHTIAPAMLPAEVVVANLGKRVVAALIDMLPAMILVGWLWRTPIADFWDDLSTIGLLGRFPNDIPVPHALFWAGLAFRLIYAAYCLVFELFWSATPGKRLMGFSVVTESLDRPSRLQVLARNLTRPLELEPAMIFFLAIVFFTPYRQRIGDLLARTVVIEGTPPAKTNSQELQDDADQ
- a CDS encoding Hpt domain-containing protein; this translates as MANTDTSPIYSSLKDDPDMVELIEEFVGNLQHRVQAIEQAVASNNPAELVRLAHQLKGASGGFGFETIGAMAAALEQSARAATCVSDVAAEVAELVSMCRRATAQPAPW
- the argJ gene encoding bifunctional glutamate N-acetyltransferase/amino-acid acetyltransferase ArgJ, with the translated sequence MHNDTITAPAGFKAGAAACGIKQVNKLDIAVLVADDICPAAAMFTSNRFCGAPVIVGREHTRRGRLRALVVNSGCSNVATGKRGIADARAMCRRLAESIGAKPIEVLPSSTGVIGRFLPMDKILPGIDAALETLSASAEAGERFAQAIMTTDTRMKQACERVRIGRTLITVAGCCKGSGMIAPNMATMLAFLTTDAGVPPAVLKRLLKEAVAPTFNRVTVDECQSTSDTVAIMASGAAGDLNTRQTASFSKALRAVCESLAHQIVRDGEGATKVLEVIVRGAKSPADAHAVARAVAVSPLVKTAVHGGDPNWGRIVQAIGATSVTFRPEKVTVRLGKDLLFAKGAPAPRLDLVKLAEAMRQPHVSLMIDLGAGKAADRVLTCDLSREYIAINADYTT
- a CDS encoding HU family DNA-binding protein, with translation MAKLTKSATAKTLAEKVGITRKQAMLFMEELATLAYKEAKNSFTLPGLGKLVLVNRKARMGRNPATGEAIKIPAKKVVKFRVAKACKDAILGTAGKKPPKKKK